The Bombus affinis isolate iyBomAffi1 chromosome 17, iyBomAffi1.2, whole genome shotgun sequence genome includes a region encoding these proteins:
- the LOC126926293 gene encoding putative fatty acyl-CoA reductase CG5065 — protein MFLLTRWGQLQQLVLKHSRETPLNDTLWYPDSPIIANRYIYKVRSVISYLPAFVIDIFLRLRGSKPIMMKFLKSSYKLFTSVTYFTTNEWTFQRENCSDLARKVKMLNDSDMVKLDLGDMNWEKYIAIYLMGIRKFILKQEFQPTARQRLSRLYWIDQISKMFGIMIVLWIIYLIMY, from the exons atgtTCCTATTGACAAGGTGGGGTCAGTTGCAACAGCTCGTGTTGAAGCATAGCAGAGAAACGCCACTGAACGATACGTTATGGTATCCGGATAGTCCAATAATAGCTAATAGATATATTTACAAGGTTCGGAGTGTAATTTCGTATTTGCCTGCGTTCGTCatagatatatttttaagaCTCCGAGGTAGTAAACCAAT aatgatgaaatttctaaaatctagCTACAAATTGTTCACATCAGTAACATATTTCACCACGAACGAATGGACTTTTCAAAGGGAGAACTGTTCCGACTTGGCGAGGAAGGTGAAAATGTTAAACGACAGCGATATGGTCAAACTAGATTTAGGAGATATGAATTGGGAGAAGTATATTGCAATTTACCTGATGGGTATCAGGAAATTTATTCTAAAACAAGAGTTTCAGCCAACAGCCCGACAACGATTATCAAG GTTGTACTGGATAGATCAAATTTCGAAAATGTTCGGTATAATGATCGTACTATGGATAATATACCTTATCATGTACTGA